The genomic segment AGAATGGAACTGGAATGCTAGATAGAGAAGATCACGAATAGACTCATAATACTTCACCATGAGGGGGGCTTGCTTCTGAAGACGGAAGAGGTGCTGAGGGGGGATCATGCCATATCGAACAGCTCTCAGGGCACTTTCCACTGTAGCGCTAATGGGCTGGTTCTGAATAATCCAGGCCTCCAGGGCCTCGTAGAGTTCCAGCTCACTCTGCAAAATGAGGTCAGAACGCTGAAGTAAGGAGAGGAGCAGGTCTTCACTGATGGAGCACCATTCTCCACTCTGCAGCACAGAAGACAGGTTCCAGGACAGGTACTGCAGGCAGCTGTCCCGCAGAGCTGTGTCCCCAATTTGCAATGCATAGTTGTACCAACCAACCACATGGCCTGTGGGGGAATCACTAGACAAATGTTGGGTCATATATTGGGTCAGACCTTGCTGCAGTGCCCACACATGGTATTTGCTGGCGAGTTTATGCAGAGAAATGGCCTGATCTAACCGCAGTGAGATGTCACCGCAGTACAGATACCTGTGGGGAAAAGCAATAGTCAAAGAAGTCTATACAATTTTAACAtaacatatatattatatttcaGTCTACCATCCATCCACATTCAGCTATTTACAAACTCAGAATAGCAATGGTTCACAAGTGTTACACTAGTAGCAATTGAAAGTATGAATGCTGACAGAGAAAATGTGGCTTTATCTGACATCCTCACAACTCCGACATAGGCCCCAAGGCCCACTGGTGCTGGTGCATGTCCCCAGATTCCATAGTATGAAGCTGATAAGCATCTGCGACTCCCCCAGGATGAGACGCCAGTGCAACACaggctacttccccagccaaggctggtatccaattatagctggatggactgagacaaggCAGATGAAGTGCCTTTTCCAAAGGACACAGGTAGGTACCATGACTCAGAATTAAACTCAGGTCTGCTTATTATTATCATCAACCCATAATCAGCTCCACAATATCTTGAACAGTTGGGCATCATTATGCCTGAATTTCTTCAGAACCATTAAACTATGGCAACTGCCTATGAGTTACCCTCACCTGACAAATTTATCAAAGACAGCTGCACATTCGGGTGTCTCCCTCAGAACCATGGCAGAGTTGTTGCGATTGAGCAGCAGTTCCTCAAACACATCACTCTGAAGGGCGAGAATCAATGTGTGGGCCTGGATCACCTTCACCTCGTCCGTGTTGAGGGTCTGCACACGCAGAGTGACATCACTGCCGTTCCCCATGGTGAGCAGGGACTCCATACGGTGTACTAAGCCCATGGAGTGATTCAGCACTGTGGCACCATTGTCCAGTACGTCCTGCTTCAAGGCAGCTGTGGAAGACAGTTCAAAATGGtagaaaacaaaaattgtttaaaAACTACTGAGAAGTATAATAGGTCTGTAATGTATGCATATTTGGACAATGACAAATATTTTGTTACAAACTCAGtggtgccacagttactttgaaaaattactttattagttactttttagtttctttatacagttactttattagtagcTGCCGACAACTTCTACCTAATAAGTGATGTAACTAATAGGGtagctagtaatctaacttggttactcttaagatagactaatcagtaaagtaactattagttactttgctgaatactcaatcttaaaaataaccaagttagattactagttactttattagttacattcagcagctgtcgACAAGTTGTCTAGAACTGCTAATCaattaactgtaaaaagtaactaataaagtaacttttcaaagtaactgtgctaATAGTGGTTGTAACATACAACAGAATGAAGAAGAatccatcattcattcattttctgaacctgctttttccatttaagggtcacgggcatgtgtgtgtgtgtgtgtgtgtgtgtgtgtgtgtgggatgggGGTCGCGTCTTATCCAGGAGCCACTGGGTGACAGATCTCAATGTTTCACGGCTGAACATCCAtcgttaaaggacatgtcgcagttttttaacgtcccagttagtaagacaacataaaagtactcatggctGTAAGTGTCTCCgcacacatgtgctaataattagtgatctctgatgtattttattcctttcactctgagcattagcaggtgcatttctggaaaacgtctcactcggcaatcctctgcatttttcagtgtgtgacgtcctttttagcaaaacagaaacatcccacagactgacagacagagggaaacgaacctGTTCTGTCcgaaaatgaagcttctgagctgccattcgaaagtgatggctcggatttacagagaggagacgacacgcttcaccctgaaactcttaactttttctgaGTGTTGGATTTTGGAGTCTAAAATGTGGTGACAcattgtttgtgtggatgctggttattgaagctgtggacatgaacatgaggacatctgacactgtttttaacaaacTGCCTGGACACAAAGACGGATTagttacactggaaaaagtcagaatacattatttccaggaattaaaggatgttatttaatgtgccacgATCATGACTGAGGCGAAGCTGGAGGTGGCTTCATGCTTCTTTGTTCATGTGGAGTTTATATTTGGAAAACAATATAAcacggtgagtctggcatgttcaggattgtaccccttttgtgttttgtggcaagatTTTTTTGAGGAGCtggagtgtgcgtgtgtgtgtgtgcgtgtgtgtgtgtgtgtgtgtgtgtgcgcgttgcTGCTCGTTGCTCCTCTCAGCTCGCTGCAAAAAAGAATGTCTCCAAGACGAGTTTCTCCCCGGTCgcagatgttttttgttttttttttagattttattgataacaacactcataattaatagtgcacaaagctgaacctggagcagagatggttataTGGTTATCGACAAGCTGGTTTGTGACTCATGGCCGTGCAGGCGCAGAGAAACCTTAACAGAGCTGCagctttaccatgactgcatcaaaattaacagttttcacttaaaaatgagtcatcataacacaacatcacacttatgtaaactttggacttAATCTGTGCCCCCGTACTTTCCATTGAAGCGcatgctgggacgcttctagtatCATTGTCACTTGTCGgaaaacacccgagtactcacaagtactttgtttttggacgtctccatagctgtttgctgtgaatgccgtatactttgaaaccggtcatggaagtgcacaaagtggatcattggatggtcactaacagcctaaatctaaattgttatgattttggtgcaacatgtcctttaactgTTGAAACTTATTgctaagtttttttgtttgtttgtttgttttaatttgggTTTGCAAACTGAGAACTGATTTTCATGTTTGAGAtcttcattacctccgccaaggaggttatgttttcggtcgcgtttgtttgtttgtttgtctgtctgtcagcaggagaactcaaaaggttttgaatggattttgatgaaattttgtggagtggttggaaatgacaagaggaaaaagtgattaaattttagtggtgatccggatcgtgatccggatcacgatgctaacgcgttagcatgtctatggcattttcaatgttaaaagttagcattaagcagttgcagctgtcatcacattcgggtgcatttgttttcaaattgtaatatttcttaaatttatttttgttgacattttgtggagtggttggaaatgacaagaggaacaagtgatacattttagtggtgatccagatcaccatccggatgccgatgctaacgcgttagcatgtctatggcattttcaatgttaaaagttagcattaagcagttgcagctgtcatcacgttcaggtgcatttcttttcaaattgtaatatttcttaaatttatttttgtttagggttagccctctgtcagcaggataactcaaaacgttttgaacggattttgatgaaattttgtggagtggttggaaatgacaagaggaacaagtgattaaattgtagtggtgattcggatcacgatccggatccaggaattttttaaaggattcttcacctttgcgggataggggggatttttcttaaatttatttttgttaaaattttatggagtggttggaaatgacaagaggaacaagtgattaaattttagtgttgatccggatcacgatctggatcacgattctaacgcgttagcatgtctatggcattttcaatgttaaaagttagcattaacccccttaacgcccatcgtcgcatatatgctacaatctctgactcaaatatgcaacttaccaaatttacctgtatgcccgttgttgcaaatatgcaacataccatcattattattataacattataacataaagtcattaccagaatacccaatattactatctagtttttgtgcaaaagtgaaatgaataatctcaacattatttaccatctacttaaaggcaaaaacacacacaaaacattttttttatatacagctatataaattcgggcattaaggggttaagcagttgcagctgtcatcacgttcgggtgcatttgttttcaaattgtaatatttcttaattttttttgtttatatattaataatctaatgattattatatacagttttagagaaagagacaaaaagaaagatcactgtgccaaggagggaatctctttagggtcagtgaccctatggccttgtttagagaagtgtttcataaatgttaaaaaattcatata from the Thalassophryne amazonica chromosome 16, fThaAma1.1, whole genome shotgun sequence genome contains:
- the btbd17b gene encoding BTB/POZ domain-containing protein 17 is translated as MVRSCEHGIPVCVCVGTLLLSIYFHSHTVRGAALKQDVLDNGATVLNHSMGLVHRMESLLTMGNGSDVTLRVQTLNTDEVKVIQAHTLILALQSDVFEELLLNRNNSAMVLRETPECAAVFDKFVRYLYCGDISLRLDQAISLHKLASKYHVWALQQGLTQYMTQHLSSDSPTGHVVGWYNYALQIGDTALRDSCLQYLSWNLSSVLQSGEWCSISEDLLLSLLQRSDLILQSELELYEALEAWIIQNQPISATVESALRAVRYGMIPPQHLFRLQKQAPLMVKYYESIRDLLYLAFQFHSASPIQLAKYFDVNCSIFIPRNYLSSLWGSPWVINNPTRDDRSFSFQTQLGPSGHDSSKRVTWNALFSPRWLPLSARSTYTELGAMQPTRIEGGRPRIIVTPATSSPDFAGVSFQKTVIVMTRQQGKVVVRHVYNFHQSTEEAGDFLMDADLQRRASEYLIDSSLYLHIVIKPIYHTLLMARK